TCCCCGTCGCCGACACCAAATACCCTTCCCGGGAAGTCTTGATTCCATCCGGCGCATACTCCATGGACAAGTACACGGGGCGTTTATTCAGCAATGCCTTGCGGGACGGCGCCACGTCGTACGCGTAGATGGTGCGGCCTTTGCGCGTGGAGTTGTAGGCGATGTGCGGTGCTGGGTAGATGTTGGGGTCGATGATTGCGGAGCCGGCGCCTGTGTCGGTTAGATAGACGGTTTTGTTGTCCGGGGAGAAGGTGAGTCCGTTGGGTTCGAGGAGGGTGTCGTCGACCATGGTTACGAGCCCggttttggggttgaagCGGTAGGTGGCGGCGTTGATTTGGGGGGCGTAGGTGTTTACTTGGCAGGGACGGCCGTAATCTTTCGAGTTTTGGGAATTGGTTGTTTAGCTGGACTGTTTGATAGGGGGGTAGGTAGTGGAGTAGGGAGGGtagggaggaggaaggcaGTGTTACCATTGTCCGTGAACCAGATCTGACCTTCATGATCGATGTCAAGATCGTCCACTGCATTGAAATAATACCCGTAGTAGTTGTTCAGAAGAGCTTGAGTTTTTCCCGTAATAGGGTCCAACGTATACAGACCTGGACGAAACGTGTAGCCGGCAAGAGACTCGTTTCCGCCTATCGTGGCGAGGTAGAGGAGGCCATCACGGAATCGCGCTCCCGTGGCGGCGTAAATAGGTGGCTGGGCTAGCTTCTCTTCCAAAGTAGGAGGGTCATTGTTCAAGTTAATCACCAGTTGAGGGAGGAATCCCTGCTGTAAGCGGGAGAAGTACAGTTCGTTAGTAGTGGGGACGTACACGGGAGCCTCGTGGGAGCAGTCCTCGATGCTGAACATGAAATCGACGTGCGGGTTGGGACCCAGGATGGCCTTTGCCGCCGATTGGTTCCATACGAGGAAATCGGCATTCTGCAGATCGGAGAAGGTTGGTTCTGACGGCGCGTTGGTGGAGATGTAGGTGTCGGCGTCGCCAAGCACGTTGCGTACTTTGCGCTCGAACTCGCCTTGCAGGAGGGATCCGTAGCGATCAATACAGGCAACCTCCGGGTAGCTGAACCCCGCGCATGACGAGACCAGTGTGGTGATTGGGGGTCCGGCTTGGGGTACTTGGGGTACTTGGAGGGGTGCTTGAGGGCTGGAGTACGCCTGGTATTGCCGGTAGGGTAGGGAGGCGACCCCGAGCAGTGCCTGCAGACAGTGGCTAGTGTAGGAAAGCATCTTTGAATCTGTTCCATAGGATGTGTGATTCTGTCACAATGTCTCCTGTCTCTCTGGTGAAGATTACTTCTTTTAACTACCTTCGTTCTCTGACCTTCGGGCGGTAACGCCTCCATTCTACATACAATCTCGCCTTGCTCGGCTTCAGAAATTGCTATGCTTCGCGCGACTCGGACGCCGGTCCGCGAAGGGGAGGCGTACGCCCCCGAGGACCCGCGTGGAGGAATTTCCAGAAATCGTCTCGGGGTCATACATCCGCATTTTTCTATTTATGAATAAGACCTCTAAGACCCAATGAGAGAGTGAAAGTCCATATTCCCTGTCTTCAGCATCGCAATCATTACACAATGACCGTCACAGACTCCACGCCAGAAGGAAACGTCACTGCAGAGCTCTGCAACTGGGTGACAGAGCTCAAGCCCTCAGACATCCCGGCAGATGTCCTTCAACGAGCCAAACATTTGCTGCTCGACGGCATCGCCTGTGGCCTGGTCGGATCTCACGTCCCGTGGTCCGAGCAAGCGGCCAAGGCCATCGATGACTATGAACCGGAAGGATATTGTAGTGTCATAGGATACAACCGGGTATCAACTATCCAATATCCACCCAATGAATGATTGACTAACGGCAACTAGCGATACGGCCCCCAAGCAGCGGCCATTCTCAACGGTTCATTCATCCAAGCCGTAGAATTAGATGATTACCACAGTGCCGCACCGCTCCACTCCGCCAGTGTCCTCTTGCCTGCATTATTCGCCGCAGCGGAAGTGCAGTCCAAGGGACACCGGAAGAGCGTGGTCTCGGGACTCGATTTCCTCGTTGCCCTAGTGGTGGGATTCGAAACGGGACCACGAGTCGGATCCGCCATGTACGGTGCAGATCTGCTTTCGCGGGGATGGCACTCAGGTCCGGTCTTCGGCTCTCCGGCAGCGGCAGCTGCGTCCTCGAAGCTCTTGGGCCTCAGCCCAGATGACACCGAGTCAGCGGTCGGGATCGCCTGCACACAGGCGGGCGGGCTGATGGCAGCACAGTACGAAGGAATGGTGAAGCGTGTACAGCACGCGTTCGCCGCTCGCAACGGACTCTTCGGTGCTCTCTTGGCTCGCGACGGATACGTCGGAATCAAGAAGGTGTTCGACCGCAGCTATGGCGGTTTCCTCACCATGTTCACACAAGGAAACGGCCGGACTCCGCAGTATAAGCCGGAGGAGGTAACGACCGCACTGGGGAAGGAGTGGCAGACGACGAATATCCGCGTGAAATTGCATGCCTGTGTCGGCGGCTGTCACGGACAGATTGAAGCCCTGGAGAAGCTCCAGCGGAACTACCCTGACCGATTTGCTGTCGACCAGCTGCACAATATCCGTCGCATTACGGTTTCCCTGTCTGAGCCGGTGTTTGCGCACGATGGCTGGGCCCCGGAGGAGCGGCCGTTGACTGCGACTGGCGGGCAGATGAACGCGGCGTACATTGGTGCCGCGCAGCTGGTGTATGGACAGGTGCTGCTCGATCAGTTTGAGCCTCATGCTTTGGACAGTGATGCCGTCTGGAGTCTCATTGACAAAACCACCTGTGTTCATAGCTCGGAGTTCGATAAGCCAGGTCATCTCTGCGGGGCACGCATCGTGGTTGAGTTTAACGACGGGGAGACTGTGGAAGATGTGGTTGCCATGCCGAAAGGTTTTGATCCACCCATCACGGACGATGAAATCCGTGAGAAGTGGCGCAAGCTGGCGAGTTCCGTGATCGACTCGGAAAGACTGCAGAGAATCGAGAACTCGGTTCTGTCTTTGGAGACTTCAGCTGATGTGTCGGAATTGTTAGCTCTGATCAGCGGTGAGCTGTAGCACAAGTGGTTCGAGATTCTAAGGAAGTAGTAATGATTGGCATGTCAACGAATTAGAAATAGAATAATCTAGTTTACAAatttcatctctttctcttcagtACAATCTGTGCCCAATGCAGCGGCCGAGGTAAACTGACCACTCCGGTAAGCTAGAAATCTGTTCTGCTTCCTACAGCTCAATCAGTACATCCTATAGTAGGCTTGCCAGATTGGTAATGTAGGATTGGTAATCTCCAATTTCCCATCGGACTATTGGCACTGCATTAATTGCATTCACACTATCCCTCGTTAGGTGTTGATCATCTAACTAAACCATAGTGCGTGGCATTCTGAAAGTCCTTGTGGACTGTTCGCCCCCAAGCTTGACACCTCAGCCAAGTAGATAATCTCTGTCATTTCAATTTCCGTCTGGTTTCTCACGTTGCAGCTGTATGGTGGAGAAATTGAGAACCCATACATACTCTACAGGCTCTACTTGCCTGTCACAGTTGTGAAGCCCGATTAGCTACGAATATGACTATAGTATCATCTATCTAGAGAGATATAGAATTACTTAAAACATGCAAGCTAGGTAGAGGATTTGTGACGTATCACTACTCATGTTAGTTCAATTAGCCCCAAACTGTACAGTAATACTGTTTAATCCAACCAGATCGTCATATCAAGGTAGTTACTTTGAGATGATTACTAAGAACGGATGAGGGTTCTGACGGCCATTTGGTGTCACGTGCTTACATAAGCCCTCAACGGTCTTTGTCAGGAAGTTAAGAAATGAAGCATTGTATTTGTTCAGTTGAACCCTGAAAGGGGGACCAATTACTCATTTCAAATTCTACTCGTAGTATGATTACTATGCCCAACTAGATCAAAACAAGTGGAGAAGGAACACTTACACTGCTGACGAAGGAACAACAAGCCCGATGATTAATGGCTCGGGGTACGGCCGCCGAGCACCGCGTACGTACGCGGTGTACGAGACGATCGCCAGCTCTGATGGGAGTATATAGTTCTAGCCCATCCGTTGCCAAGACAAAGGCAGGAGTAGGATCAGAAACATATTCCCATGATAGAGAAGGATTAAATTTGGCTTCATTCCTTCGACACACCTATTTTTGTTAATTTGGTgtttcttgcttttgttttctagaTTTGTTCTCCATACGCGGGGTCTTAAACGATTTTTGACCCGACTCTTGAACCTCTCATCCCTACCTCTTCTGATTACCATCCTCCACATATTCGTCCCAAATGGCGGTAGCTGAGTTACCCAATATTGTGTCTACGGACTCTTCACCCTCCCCTCATCCGGGTAGTCGACTATCATCGGAACCTACCGACATCGAAAGCCAGAAAGCTCCTTCAAACGCCGAGCCCAAGACGGATCCAAACCTAGTCACCTGGGATGGACCGGATGATCCAGCCAACCCCCAAAACTGGTCCTTCGCATACCGGGCGTTTGTCACAGCCATCTGGGTCTATGGAAACCTCTGCACATGTATCGCCAGTAGTATCTTCAGCAGTGGAAGTGGCCAAATCGCCCAACGGTTTCATGTCGGCAGTACGGTGGTGACACTTGGAAtcagcttgttcttgctgGTAGGTCGTATctatcattcttttttcttgtctatGTGAAAGACTGACTAGATAGGGTTACACTGTTGGTCCGCCCGTATGGGGTCCTTTGTCTGAGCGATTCGGGCGTAAGTGGCCCATGGTCATCGGTATGGCTCTTTTTACCATCTTCTGTATACCCGTGGCCGTGGCGAAGAATTTGCAAACGGTCCTCATCGGTCGGTTCCTGACCGGAGTCTTTGGCGCGGCTCCCTTGTCTCTTGTCGGAGGTTCATTGGTGGATATGTGGAATCCCGCGCAACGTGGTGTGGCGATGGCATGTTGTATCGGCACAATCTTTGGCAGTCCGGTGTTGGCCCCTTTGATGGGTAACTTTATCGTGGAAAGCTATCTGGGGTGGCGGTTCACACAATGGCTCAGTTGCATCATGGGCGGGTCATGTACAGTTCTGGTGGTCTTTGGGCTGCCCGAGACATTTGCCGGGTCCATCCTGCGCAAGAAGGCTGCAGCCATCCGCAAGGCGGGCAACCCGGACGTCCACACGGTGTATGATGGGAAGCAAAAGGGAATCAAGGATAtattcgtcatcttcttgctgAGACCATTTGGTTAGTACACTGTCCCTCGTGTGACTCAAGACATGCTAACAGTGCACAGCACTTTTGGTTACCGAGCCGATTCTTCTGCTGGTCACTATCTACCAGGTAAGGAAAACCGCTATAGAACATTTACATACGTATGCCCTGACAAATGTACTAGGCTTTCATCTATGGCATCTTATACCTCGTGTTCGTTTCGTACCCTATCGCCTTCCGCGAAGTACGTGGCTGGTCGCTGGGAATCAGCGCCCTCCCATATATCGGCATGATGGTCGGAATTCTGATCGGTTGTGCCATTGTGGTCATACAAACGCGACGCAACTACGACGGGAACAAAGCCGTGGTCCCCGAGCAACGCCTGCCCCTCATGATCGCGGGAGGATGCCTGCTCCCCGTCGgactcttcatcttcgcctggacatccaaccccaacatccaCTGGGCTGGCATGGTCATCGGAAGTGCCCCCGTCGGCACAGGCATGTACATGGTCTTCGTGCAGTGTCTGAACTACCTAGTTGACGTGTACCCGACCATCGCCAACAGTGCGATCGGCGCCAATACCTTCGTGCGTAGCTTCTTCGGCGCCGGCTTCCCACTCTTCGGACCTTTCATGTATCACAACCTTGGCGTGGCCTGGGCGTCGAGTACCCTCGGGTTCATCAGTATTGCGATGATCCCGATCCCCGTACTCTTCTATCGGTATGGTGCTCGGATTCGGTCGTGGTCCAAGAATAGCAAGCACACGTGAGCCTCCCATGGATAAGCTTCGTTCTGCTGGGTTGGTGGCCAGCTATTTCGAACTCTCCTgtctcttgtcttttttaGTCTCTTTCCCGGCTTTTcgggcttttcctttcctgttTAGACTCGCATTTTCTGGTTTGCAAAATGTTGATATGACCCAAGAAAGTACTAGTGATGAgtataatataataatttatGAATGAAGATGTAATGGCAAGCTTCTTAAGACTGCATTGAACAATCGTTATTTTAGTATCTTCACCGCCCGTTCGACCGCCTTTATGTTCATGGTTTTTGCGTGTTGATATTGCCGGCAGAAGATATTAAATCAATGAATTTATCTCATTCATCTCGAGAAGACGAACATTTTGATGCAGTTGAAAATCTGCTGAACACCTTTTAATGAATATGGTAAAATATCTTTTCTGACTCAGCAGGTAGTAGCTTATTCGAGACTTGTTTAATTCTACTAATAATTAATAGAAAACAAATTGTAGTGGCTATTTCAATTGCGAggcaagtatatatattttgttgTTGGGGCCGCGGCGGCCAATGCTTTTTTGTTGTACATCAAGTACTTGGTTTGCAATAGCTTATCAACATCGCTCTAGAAAATCCTAGGTATCATAAACTCATATACAGAACATCCAAAATGAGTGCGTAGCAGTGATGAATGTGAGAAAAAACGCCGCCCGGGTCGTGATATAAAAAGTAATGGCCAAATCAAAGGTGGTATCATGACATTATGCTTCGGGTAAATTCGGGGTCGAAAAGTGGTTCAGACGAGTTACAGGGTACTTCAGCCGGTACCCACATTGATGGATGCATGGTCACCGCGGGATTATCACCGCCTTGAGCGAACGCCGGGACGGTACTATCGCCGGTAGACGACGTGGTCAATCCAAAGGCAGAAAATTGAGGGTCCAACAGGCCTTCTGAGGGTACTGAAGGACTAAGGCCACAAAGCATCTCGTCGCGGCTCATCGGAAGGTTCAGCGAGGCCCACGCGTCCGGGGGTATGGACGAGAGCTCAGATTCTGAGGGGGGAGTGCGGTCGGAGAGGCCGGTCGAAGAGCCATCCATCGGGCCCCAGTCACCGGCTACCGCAGAGCGGGACAGGCAATCCTTTATGGTATCCAGCATGTCGGTACACCATTTCAGCCCGACTTCGAGTCGGGCAAAGTACGCTTGAGGGAAGTCCGCATAGTGCAGGAGCTCGAGATGGCGGCGAGTCTCATGGATGAGTTGTCCGTCCTCCGTGCTGTCAGGCTCGCCATCTGtcaaacagaaagagaaaagatcaTGGACAGCAACGAGGGGATAGTTTCGAAACATCCTAGGGGTGGTCAGCGACTTCACGGAAGCCTGGACAGGATCGAACAACAAACCTGGCTAAGACGGCACATCGCGCGAGCGTGATGCTACGGTGATCCCCGGCGACCTGAGCGATGAGTTTGAGCGCACTGCGGGCGGGATCTCGATACCGCTGCTGGGAGCGTGCATTACGGTCACAGCGATGTACGAGAACCTGGCTCACCATGAAACAGTATTTCAACTCGAGTTGCATGGGCGCTAGGTCAGCCATCTTCTCGAGAATAGGCGAACTTAGGAGCGCATGGTATTTGATATTCCATTCATTCAATGAACCCCATAGCTGCTGCACCTGGCGACTCCGATCGGCCGCGCCGGCGAGGACAGCTCG
This window of the Aspergillus oryzae RIB40 DNA, chromosome 8 genome carries:
- a CDS encoding MmgE/PrpD family protein (uncharacterized protein involved in propionate catabolism) — translated: MTVTDSTPEGNVTAELCNWVTELKPSDIPADVLQRAKHLLLDGIACGLVGSHVPWSEQAAKAIDDYEPEGYCSVIGYNRRYGPQAAAILNGSFIQAVELDDYHSAAPLHSASVLLPALFAAAEVQSKGHRKSVVSGLDFLVALVVGFETGPRVGSAMYGADLLSRGWHSGPVFGSPAAAAASSKLLGLSPDDTESAVGIACTQAGGLMAAQYEGMVKRVQHAFAARNGLFGALLARDGYVGIKKVFDRSYGGFLTMFTQGNGRTPQYKPEEVTTALGKEWQTTNIRVKLHACVGGCHGQIEALEKLQRNYPDRFAVDQLHNIRRITVSLSEPVFAHDGWAPEERPLTATGGQMNAAYIGAAQLVYGQVLLDQFEPHALDSDAVWSLIDKTTCVHSSEFDKPGHLCGARIVVEFNDGETVEDVVAMPKGFDPPITDDEIREKWRKLASSVIDSERLQRIENSVLSLETSADVSELLALISGEL
- a CDS encoding SMP-30/gluconolactonase/LRE family protein (predicted protein) yields the protein MVDDTLLEPNGLTFSPDNKTVYLTDTGAGSAIIDPNIYPAPHIAYNSTRKGRTIYAYDVAPSRKALLNKRPVYLSMEYAPDGIKTSREGYLVSATGKGVVVLTDEGEPLVRVQTNFTVINIAFAGAERDELWAIGKGGVARIRWGLKGSYA
- a CDS encoding uncharacterized protein (predicted protein), with translation MLSYTSHCLQALLGVASLPYRQYQAYSSPQAPLQVPQVPQAGPPITTLVSSCAGFSYPEVACIDRYGSLLQGEFERKVRNVLGDADTYISTNAPSEPTFSDLQNADFLVWNQSAAKAILGPNPHVDFMFSIEDCSHEAPVYVPTTNELYFSRLQQGFLPQLVINLNNDPPTLEEKLAQPPIYAATGARFRDGLLYLATIGGNESLAGYTFRPGLYTLDPITGKTQALLNNYYGYYFNAVDDLDIDHEGQIWFTDNGNTAFLLPTLPTPLPTPLSNSPAKQPIPKTRKITAVPAK
- a CDS encoding MFS transporter (synaptic vesicle transporter SVOP and related transporters (major facilitator superfamily)) produces the protein MAVAELPNIVSTDSSPSPHPGSRLSSEPTDIESQKAPSNAEPKTDPNLVTWDGPDDPANPQNWSFAYRAFVTAIWVYGNLCTCIASSIFSSGSGQIAQRFHVGSTVVTLGISLFLLGYTVGPPVWGPLSERFGRKWPMVIGMALFTIFCIPVAVAKNLQTVLIGRFLTGVFGAAPLSLVGGSLVDMWNPAQRGVAMACCIGTIFGSPVLAPLMGNFIVESYLGWRFTQWLSCIMGGSCTVLVVFGLPETFAGSILRKKAAAIRKAGNPDVHTVYDGKQKGIKDIFVIFLLRPFALLVTEPILLLVTIYQAFIYGILYLVFVSYPIAFREVRGWSLGISALPYIGMMVGILIGCAIVVIQTRRNYDGNKAVVPEQRLPLMIAGGCLLPVGLFIFAWTSNPNIHWAGMVIGSAPVGTGMYMVFVQCLNYLVDVYPTIANSAIGANTFVRSFFGAGFPLFGPFMYHNLGVAWASSTLGFISIAMIPIPVLFYRYGARIRSWSKNSKHT